The Pygocentrus nattereri isolate fPygNat1 chromosome 1, fPygNat1.pri, whole genome shotgun sequence genome window below encodes:
- the shank3b gene encoding SH3 and multiple ankyrin repeat domains protein 3 isoform X2: protein MPMSPPADGKHEAPDRPRQQHTPTNGNHGDDSIRASPGTKSASTEPMEDLHGNVVIIRIGIPDLQQTKCLRLDLEAPVWVCKQRVLVTLTQSLTDVLNYGLYLPAFNGRAGKFLDEERLLREYPFPTVTPVPYLEFRYKRRVYTQSHVDDKQLAKLHTKANLKKFMECVQQRNVEKVCRFLEKGLDPNFHDSDSGESPLTLAAQLDSSAELIKVLRSGGAHLDFRTRDGITALHKAVQTHNHVALTTLLDLGASPDYKDSRGLTPLYHSAMVGGDPYCCELLLYDHAQLGYSDENGWQEIHQACRHGNVQHLEHLLFYGAEMSAQNASGNTALHLCALYNQDSCARVLLFRGANKEIKNYNNQTAFQVAIIAGNFDLAEIIKIHKTSDVVPFRESPSYSSRRRGVCVSPRRSLMRSASDNALDESLPAPSPAPSLHSLPPLEPDDTTPAQRSPQGVHTHTRSLRRQTRGHLSPGSPVQRDPSPPAVSRGPKRRLYSAVPGRTFIAVSSHTPQGEGEITLNRGERVKVLSIGEGGFWEGSVKGRTGWFPAHCVEEVQLRQYDPRLETREDRTKRLFRHYTVGSYDNYTSYSDYVIEEKSATLQKRDSEGFGFVLRGAKAETPIEEFTPTPAFPALQYLESVDLDGVAWRAGLRTGDFLIEVNGVSVVKVGHRQVVSLIRQGGSRLLMKVVSVTRKPDTGDVVRKKAPPPPKRDPSTSLTLRSKSMTAELEEMASRRRRGEKLDEMLSSPKEPVVVMRQRPSEVDSRAATVKQRPTSRRITQAEISNLFERQGFPVPAGVSLAVDKSHMQLPRGMSRTKSFGAPEDERISALIGEHRFPRSSSMTDSFRQDSIPPPPQTAPPPPPTPYFLDSGPPPSFLPPPPPTRTANQTRSSFRPGAEPKLHGPVTTDRQRKARSMIILQDTAHLPVEPAPIPRPATPTSGAAPPERGRRRGQPVENPYANVGRLSAVYTPAKPQRRKSPLVKQGQVEEGAQTARDPSPLGGARIPHSSRAEQFQQQVLSERARITPPGARRRPSVFLSVEGGATEPQTTPLLSQSHSVDELAELPPPAPMLSPGPPPGGSTFIHPLTGRPLDPSSPLALALAARERALSGRTTPTPTPTPSPSPTQGRAVERPETEGGVTPPAALEASSSDTWREEPVSITTDTASQVTSGSPGSGRSLEETLVPPTVQIVQPALMDTEHSQPAVPPSMPSPAPTLSNLAGRSMTMSSEEEAEPYTVTLPPALLSSSDEETREELRKIGIVPPPQPFANGLLIKETPKATLSISPGASRPSIAKTSSGKASDSTADSGVEDPHMETTSTVSTVSSMSTLSSESTDSAHASKPRCGVGRGRPAHLRDPLLKQSSDSELLPHPPSTGPARPRYLFQRRSKLWGEEPRAQVGIGDDSRPAAMGAELLSKDTHSLGEEPPMGAPLDPGRRSPVGGARCEENGEESKSLFSSLGELHTISQRNYGTTFTIRPGSRYPVTRRTPSPGATPERSEPLGPVRTFGPHHHHHHHTILKSSSLSLPQEPKEVRFVMRSASARARSRSPSPSPCASPCPSPVLGAPLLALRPFRQRPLALWSKYDVGEWLESVGLGEHRARFLEHEIEGAHLPALTKDDLAELGVTRVGHRMNIERALKQLLESSGA from the exons ATGCCTATGAGTCCTCCTGCCGACGGCAAACATGAGGCTCCCGATAGGCCGCGGCAACAGCACACCCCTACCAACGGTAACCACGGAGACGACAGCATTCGGGCCTCTCCTGGGACCAAATCCGCCTCCACCGAACCCATGGAGGATCTCCACGGAAACGTCGTCATTATCCGCATTGGAATCCCCGACCTTCAGCAGACG AAATGTCTGCGTTTGGACTTGGAGGCTCCAGTGTGGGTTTGTAAGCAGCGAGTCCTGGTCACTCTGACCCAGAGCCTGACAGATGTGCTGAACTATGGCCTCTACCTCCCAGCCTTCAACGGCCGAGCCGGCAAGTTCCTAGATGAAGAGAGACTGCTCAGAGAGTATCCCTTCCCTACTGTCACGCCTGTACCTTACCtagag ttCCGCTATAAGAGACGTGTTTACACTCAGAGCCATGTGGATGACAAGCAATTAGCCAAACTCCATACTAAG GCCAATCTGAAGAAATTTATGGAGTGTGTTCAGCAGAGGAATGTGGAGAAAGTCTGCAGGTTCCTGGAGAAAGGGCTAGATCCTAACTTCCATGATTCAGATAGTGGAG AATCCCCACTAACCCTGGCGGCCCAGTTAGACTCAAGTGCTGAGCTGATTAAAGTTCTGAGGAGTGGAGGAGCTCACCTGGACTTCAGAACCAGAGATGGCATTACCGCACTGCACAAAGCAGTACAGACGCACAATCACGTAGCTCTAACT ACACTGCTGGATCTTGGTGCGTCTCCAGACTATAAAGACAGTCGTGGGCTGACTCCTCTGTACCACAGTGCCATGGTTGGGGGTGATCCATACTGCTGTGAGCTGCTGCTGTATGATCATGCTCAGCTTGGCTACAGTGATGAGAACGGCTGGCAAGAGATACACCAG GCTTGTCGCCATGGGAACGTGCAGCACCTTGAGCACCTGTTGTTCTATGGAGCAGAGATGAGTGCACAGAATGCCTCAGGAAACACAGCGCtgcacctttgtgctctctACAAccag GACAGCTGTGCCAGAGTGCTGCTGTTCCGAGGAGCAAATAAAGAAATCAAGAACTACAACAACCAGACAGCTTTCCAG GTGGCCATTATTGCAGGGAATTTTGACCTGGCAGAGATCATAAAGATCCATAAAACCTCAGATGTAG TGCCTTTCAGGGAGAGTCCCTCATACTCGTCACGGCGCCGCGGGGTGTGTGTGTCGCCGCGCCGCTCCCTGATGCGTTCGGCCAGTGACAACGCTCTGGACGAGAGTCTACCTGCGCCCTCACCAGCACCGTCACTGCACAGCCTGCCCCCACTGGAGCCTGATGACACAACGCCTGCACAGCGCAGCCCGCAAggggtgcacacacacacacgcagcctCAGGAGACAGACCCGCGGACACCTCAG CCCTGGCAGTCCGGTGCAGAGGGACCCCAGTCCCCCTGCTGTATCACGAGGGCCAAAGCGGAggctgtacagtgctgtgcctGGCCGTACCTTCATCGCTGTCAGCTCACACACTCCGCAGGGTGAGGGTGAGATCACACTCAACCGCGGGGAGAGGGTCAAAG TGCTGAGCATAGGTGAGGGAGGATTCTGGGAAGGTTCGGTTAAAGGACGAACCGGTTGGTTTCCTGCTCACTGCGTAGAGGAGGTCCAGTTGAGACAGTACGACCCACGTCTAG AGACAAGAGAGGATCGCACCAAAAGGCTTTTCAGGCATTACACTGTTGGCTCCTATGACAACTATACCTCCTACAG TGATTATGTGATAGAAGAGAAAAGTGCCACACTGcagaagagagacagtgaaggaTTTGGCTTTGTTCTACGAGGGGCTAAAG CTGAAACTCCCATTGAAGAGTTCACGCCGACTCCTGCATTCCCTGCCCTGCAATACCTGGAGTCAGTGGACCTGGACGGGGTAGCATGGAGGGCAGGACTACGAACAGGGGATTTCCTCATAGAG GTGAACGGAGTGAGTGTGGTAAAAGTGGGACACAGGCAGGTGGTCTCTCTGATTCGCCAGGGTGGTAGTCGTCTCCTTATGAAAGTGGTGTCAGTCACACGTAAACCTGACACTGGAGATGTTGTCCGCAAGAAAG CTCCTCCACCTCCCAAGAGAGACCCCAGCACAAGCCTCACTTTGCGCTCCAAAAGCATGACCGCAGAGCTGGAAGAGATGG CGTCAAGGAGAAGGAGGGGAG AGAAGTTGGATGAGATGCTGAGCTCACCAAAGGAGCCTGTAGTGGTGATGAGGCAACGGCCCTCAGAGGTAGACTCCAGAGCAGCCACTGTGAAACAGAGACCAACCAGCAGACGCATCACACAAGCTGAGATCAGC AACTTATTTGAGAGGCAAGGTTTTCCAGTACCTGCAGGAGTGTCTCTAGCTGTGGACAAAAGTCACATGCAACTGCCCCGAGGGATGTCCAGAACAAAATCATTTG GTGCACCAGAAGATGAGAGAATATCTGCTTTAATTGGGGAGCATCGATTCCCAAGAAGCTCTTCAATGACTGACAGCTTCCGACAAGATAGTATCCCGCCTCCTCCACAAACCgcccctcctccccctccaACGCCGTACTTTTTAGATTCGGGCCCTCCCCCATCTTTCTTGCCACCTCCACCCCCAACACGCACGGCCAATCAGACCCGCTCGAGCTTCCGGCCTGGGGCAGAACCCAAGCTCCATGGTCCTGTCACAACAGACCGCCAGCGTAAAGCTCGCTCTATGATTATCCTTCAGGACACTGCCCACCTGCCAGTAGAGCCTGCCCCCATTCCCCGGCCAGCAACACCTACCTCTGGGGCTGCTCCTCCTGAGCGTGGTCGTAGGCGTGGCCAGCCTGTGGAGAATCCGTATGCCAATGTGGGCCGCTTGAGTGCAGTATATACCCCTGCAAAGCCTCAACGCAGAAAGAGCCCATTGGTCAAACAAGGCCAAGTGGAGGAGGGTGCCCAGACTGCAAGAGATCCCTCTCCTCTAGGAGGAGCACGAATCCCCCACAGCAGCCGAGCTGAGCAGTTCCAGCAGCAAGTGCTCTCTGAGAGGGCCAGGATCACACCCCCAGGGGCACGTCGCAGGCCCAGTGTGTTCCTCTCTGTGGAGGGGGGTGCCACAGAACCTCAAACCACCCCTTTGCTGTCCCAGTCACATTCGGTGGATGAGCTAGCAGAGCTGCCTCCACCGGCACCCATGCTGTCACCTGGACCACCACCAGGGGGCTCCACCTTTATTCATCCTCTCACAGGACGGCCTCTGGACCCCTCTTCTCCCTTAGCACTTGCACTGGCCGCACGAGAGCGTGCCCTCAGCGGTCGGACCACCCCCACGCCCACGCCCACTCCTTCGCCATCACCCACTCAGGGCAGAGCAGTCGAGAGACCAGAAACAGAAGGAGGTGTCACACCCCCAGCTGCTCTTGAGGCCTCATCTTCTGACACCTGGAGGGAGGAGCCTGTCAGCATTACTACAGATACGGCTAGTCAGGTTACAAGCGGCAGCCCGGGATCTGGGAGAAGTTTGGAGGAGACATTGGTGCCGCCAACTGTGCAGATTGTCCAGCCAGCGCTTATGGATACGGAGCACAGCCAGCCTGCAGTTCCACCTTCCATGCCTTCACCCGCCCCAACCCTCTCAAACCTGGCGGGACGGAGCATGACCATGAGTTCAGAGGAAGAAGCCGAGCCCTACACAGTTACCTTGCCCCCAGCACTGCTGTCATCCAGTGACGAAGAAACCAGAGAGGAGCTCCGCAAGATTGGCATTGTACCTCCACCTCAACCCTTCGCCAATGGCCTtctaataaaggaaacacccaAAGCCACTCTCAGCATTTCTCCAGGGGCGTCACGGCCTTCCATAGCAAAGACGTCTTCTGGCAAAGCAAGCGATTCCACAGCAGACTCTGGCGTTGAGGACCCCCACATGGAGACTACAAGTACTGTTTCTACAGTCTCCAGCATGTCCACTTTGTCCTCGGAGAGCACGGACTCAGCTCATGCCAGCAAGCCACGTTGTGGGGTGGGGCGTGGCCGCCCCGCCCATCTCAGGGACCCACTGCTTAAACAGTCATCAGATAGCGAGCTGCTTCCACACCCGCCGAGCACAGGCCCTGCCCGCCCACGCTACCTGTTCCAAAGACGTTCCAAACTCTGGGGTGAGGAGCCCAGGGCTCAGGTCGGCATAGGTGATGATAGTAGGCCTGCTGCAATGGGGGCAGAGTTACTGAGTAAAGACACACATTCTTTAGGGGAGGAGCCACCAATGGGAGCACCACTTGACCCTGGCCGGAGATCACCCGTGGGCGGCGCCAG ATGTGAGGAGAATGGAGAAGAGAGTAAATC GCTCTTCAGCAGCCTTGGGGAACTCCACACCATCTCTCAGAGGAACTACGGCACTACTTTCACCATCCGTCCCGGCAGCCGCTATCCAGTGACCCGCAGGACGCCCAGTCCTGGAGCCACCCCGGAACGGAGCGAGCCTCTAGGGCCCGTGCGCACTTTTGGcccccaccatcaccaccaccaccacaccatTCTCAAGTCGTCCAGCCTGAGCCTGCCGCAGGAACCCAAGGAGGTGCGCTTTGTCATGCGGAGTGCCAGTGCCCGTGCCCGCAGCCGCTCACCTTCCCCGTCGCCCTGCGCCTCCCCTTGCCCCTCCCCGGTACTGGGTGCTCCGCTTCTGGCCTTGCGGCCCTTCAGACAGCGCCCTCTGGCACTGTGGAGCAAGTATGATGTGGGCGAGTGGTTAGAAAGCGTGGGACTAGGGGAGCATCGAGCTCGCTTCTTGGAGCATGAGATCGAAGGCGCCCATCTGCCCGCCCTCACAAAGGACGACTTGGCGGAACTGGGAGTGACACGGGTGGGCCACAGGATGAACATAGAGCGTGCACTCAAACAGCTGTTGGAGAGCTCAGGAGCATGA
- the shank3b gene encoding SH3 and multiple ankyrin repeat domains protein 3 isoform X3, producing the protein MPMSPPADGKHEAPDRPRQQHTPTNGNHGDDSIRASPGTKSASTEPMEDLHGNVVIIRIGIPDLQQTKCLRLDLEAPVWVCKQRVLVTLTQSLTDVLNYGLYLPAFNGRAGKFLDEERLLREYPFPTVTPVPYLEFRYKRRVYTQSHVDDKQLAKLHTKANLKKFMECVQQRNVEKVCRFLEKGLDPNFHDSDSGESPLTLAAQLDSSAELIKVLRSGGAHLDFRTRDGITALHKAVQTHNHVALTTLLDLGASPDYKDSRGLTPLYHSAMVGGDPYCCELLLYDHAQLGYSDENGWQEIHQACRHGNVQHLEHLLFYGAEMSAQNASGNTALHLCALYNQDSCARVLLFRGANKEIKNYNNQTAFQVAIIAGNFDLAEIIKIHKTSDVDCLSVAVPFRESPSYSSRRRGVCVSPRRSLMRSASDNALDESLPAPSPAPSLHSLPPLEPDDTTPAQRSPQGVHTHTRSLRRQTRGHLSPGSPVQRDPSPPAVSRGPKRRLYSAVPGRTFIAVSSHTPQGEGEITLNRGERVKVLSIGEGGFWEGSVKGRTGWFPAHCVEEVQLRQYDPRLETREDRTKRLFRHYTVGSYDNYTSYSDYVIEEKSATLQKRDSEGFGFVLRGAKAETPIEEFTPTPAFPALQYLESVDLDGVAWRAGLRTGDFLIEVNGVSVVKVGHRQVVSLIRQGGSRLLMKVVSVTRKPDTGDVVRKKAPPPPKRDPSTSLTLRSKSMTAELEEMEKLDEMLSSPKEPVVVMRQRPSEVDSRAATVKQRPTSRRITQAEISNLFERQGFPVPAGVSLAVDKSHMQLPRGMSRTKSFGAPEDERISALIGEHRFPRSSSMTDSFRQDSIPPPPQTAPPPPPTPYFLDSGPPPSFLPPPPPTRTANQTRSSFRPGAEPKLHGPVTTDRQRKARSMIILQDTAHLPVEPAPIPRPATPTSGAAPPERGRRRGQPVENPYANVGRLSAVYTPAKPQRRKSPLVKQGQVEEGAQTARDPSPLGGARIPHSSRAEQFQQQVLSERARITPPGARRRPSVFLSVEGGATEPQTTPLLSQSHSVDELAELPPPAPMLSPGPPPGGSTFIHPLTGRPLDPSSPLALALAARERALSGRTTPTPTPTPSPSPTQGRAVERPETEGGVTPPAALEASSSDTWREEPVSITTDTASQVTSGSPGSGRSLEETLVPPTVQIVQPALMDTEHSQPAVPPSMPSPAPTLSNLAGRSMTMSSEEEAEPYTVTLPPALLSSSDEETREELRKIGIVPPPQPFANGLLIKETPKATLSISPGASRPSIAKTSSGKASDSTADSGVEDPHMETTSTVSTVSSMSTLSSESTDSAHASKPRCGVGRGRPAHLRDPLLKQSSDSELLPHPPSTGPARPRYLFQRRSKLWGEEPRAQVGIGDDSRPAAMGAELLSKDTHSLGEEPPMGAPLDPGRRSPVGGARCEENGEESKSLFSSLGELHTISQRNYGTTFTIRPGSRYPVTRRTPSPGATPERSEPLGPVRTFGPHHHHHHHTILKSSSLSLPQEPKEVRFVMRSASARARSRSPSPSPCASPCPSPVLGAPLLALRPFRQRPLALWSKYDVGEWLESVGLGEHRARFLEHEIEGAHLPALTKDDLAELGVTRVGHRMNIERALKQLLESSGA; encoded by the exons ATGCCTATGAGTCCTCCTGCCGACGGCAAACATGAGGCTCCCGATAGGCCGCGGCAACAGCACACCCCTACCAACGGTAACCACGGAGACGACAGCATTCGGGCCTCTCCTGGGACCAAATCCGCCTCCACCGAACCCATGGAGGATCTCCACGGAAACGTCGTCATTATCCGCATTGGAATCCCCGACCTTCAGCAGACG AAATGTCTGCGTTTGGACTTGGAGGCTCCAGTGTGGGTTTGTAAGCAGCGAGTCCTGGTCACTCTGACCCAGAGCCTGACAGATGTGCTGAACTATGGCCTCTACCTCCCAGCCTTCAACGGCCGAGCCGGCAAGTTCCTAGATGAAGAGAGACTGCTCAGAGAGTATCCCTTCCCTACTGTCACGCCTGTACCTTACCtagag ttCCGCTATAAGAGACGTGTTTACACTCAGAGCCATGTGGATGACAAGCAATTAGCCAAACTCCATACTAAG GCCAATCTGAAGAAATTTATGGAGTGTGTTCAGCAGAGGAATGTGGAGAAAGTCTGCAGGTTCCTGGAGAAAGGGCTAGATCCTAACTTCCATGATTCAGATAGTGGAG AATCCCCACTAACCCTGGCGGCCCAGTTAGACTCAAGTGCTGAGCTGATTAAAGTTCTGAGGAGTGGAGGAGCTCACCTGGACTTCAGAACCAGAGATGGCATTACCGCACTGCACAAAGCAGTACAGACGCACAATCACGTAGCTCTAACT ACACTGCTGGATCTTGGTGCGTCTCCAGACTATAAAGACAGTCGTGGGCTGACTCCTCTGTACCACAGTGCCATGGTTGGGGGTGATCCATACTGCTGTGAGCTGCTGCTGTATGATCATGCTCAGCTTGGCTACAGTGATGAGAACGGCTGGCAAGAGATACACCAG GCTTGTCGCCATGGGAACGTGCAGCACCTTGAGCACCTGTTGTTCTATGGAGCAGAGATGAGTGCACAGAATGCCTCAGGAAACACAGCGCtgcacctttgtgctctctACAAccag GACAGCTGTGCCAGAGTGCTGCTGTTCCGAGGAGCAAATAAAGAAATCAAGAACTACAACAACCAGACAGCTTTCCAG GTGGCCATTATTGCAGGGAATTTTGACCTGGCAGAGATCATAAAGATCCATAAAACCTCAGATGTAG attgtCTCTCTGTCGCAGTGCCTTTCAGGGAGAGTCCCTCATACTCGTCACGGCGCCGCGGGGTGTGTGTGTCGCCGCGCCGCTCCCTGATGCGTTCGGCCAGTGACAACGCTCTGGACGAGAGTCTACCTGCGCCCTCACCAGCACCGTCACTGCACAGCCTGCCCCCACTGGAGCCTGATGACACAACGCCTGCACAGCGCAGCCCGCAAggggtgcacacacacacacgcagcctCAGGAGACAGACCCGCGGACACCTCAG CCCTGGCAGTCCGGTGCAGAGGGACCCCAGTCCCCCTGCTGTATCACGAGGGCCAAAGCGGAggctgtacagtgctgtgcctGGCCGTACCTTCATCGCTGTCAGCTCACACACTCCGCAGGGTGAGGGTGAGATCACACTCAACCGCGGGGAGAGGGTCAAAG TGCTGAGCATAGGTGAGGGAGGATTCTGGGAAGGTTCGGTTAAAGGACGAACCGGTTGGTTTCCTGCTCACTGCGTAGAGGAGGTCCAGTTGAGACAGTACGACCCACGTCTAG AGACAAGAGAGGATCGCACCAAAAGGCTTTTCAGGCATTACACTGTTGGCTCCTATGACAACTATACCTCCTACAG TGATTATGTGATAGAAGAGAAAAGTGCCACACTGcagaagagagacagtgaaggaTTTGGCTTTGTTCTACGAGGGGCTAAAG CTGAAACTCCCATTGAAGAGTTCACGCCGACTCCTGCATTCCCTGCCCTGCAATACCTGGAGTCAGTGGACCTGGACGGGGTAGCATGGAGGGCAGGACTACGAACAGGGGATTTCCTCATAGAG GTGAACGGAGTGAGTGTGGTAAAAGTGGGACACAGGCAGGTGGTCTCTCTGATTCGCCAGGGTGGTAGTCGTCTCCTTATGAAAGTGGTGTCAGTCACACGTAAACCTGACACTGGAGATGTTGTCCGCAAGAAAG CTCCTCCACCTCCCAAGAGAGACCCCAGCACAAGCCTCACTTTGCGCTCCAAAAGCATGACCGCAGAGCTGGAAGAGATGG AGAAGTTGGATGAGATGCTGAGCTCACCAAAGGAGCCTGTAGTGGTGATGAGGCAACGGCCCTCAGAGGTAGACTCCAGAGCAGCCACTGTGAAACAGAGACCAACCAGCAGACGCATCACACAAGCTGAGATCAGC AACTTATTTGAGAGGCAAGGTTTTCCAGTACCTGCAGGAGTGTCTCTAGCTGTGGACAAAAGTCACATGCAACTGCCCCGAGGGATGTCCAGAACAAAATCATTTG GTGCACCAGAAGATGAGAGAATATCTGCTTTAATTGGGGAGCATCGATTCCCAAGAAGCTCTTCAATGACTGACAGCTTCCGACAAGATAGTATCCCGCCTCCTCCACAAACCgcccctcctccccctccaACGCCGTACTTTTTAGATTCGGGCCCTCCCCCATCTTTCTTGCCACCTCCACCCCCAACACGCACGGCCAATCAGACCCGCTCGAGCTTCCGGCCTGGGGCAGAACCCAAGCTCCATGGTCCTGTCACAACAGACCGCCAGCGTAAAGCTCGCTCTATGATTATCCTTCAGGACACTGCCCACCTGCCAGTAGAGCCTGCCCCCATTCCCCGGCCAGCAACACCTACCTCTGGGGCTGCTCCTCCTGAGCGTGGTCGTAGGCGTGGCCAGCCTGTGGAGAATCCGTATGCCAATGTGGGCCGCTTGAGTGCAGTATATACCCCTGCAAAGCCTCAACGCAGAAAGAGCCCATTGGTCAAACAAGGCCAAGTGGAGGAGGGTGCCCAGACTGCAAGAGATCCCTCTCCTCTAGGAGGAGCACGAATCCCCCACAGCAGCCGAGCTGAGCAGTTCCAGCAGCAAGTGCTCTCTGAGAGGGCCAGGATCACACCCCCAGGGGCACGTCGCAGGCCCAGTGTGTTCCTCTCTGTGGAGGGGGGTGCCACAGAACCTCAAACCACCCCTTTGCTGTCCCAGTCACATTCGGTGGATGAGCTAGCAGAGCTGCCTCCACCGGCACCCATGCTGTCACCTGGACCACCACCAGGGGGCTCCACCTTTATTCATCCTCTCACAGGACGGCCTCTGGACCCCTCTTCTCCCTTAGCACTTGCACTGGCCGCACGAGAGCGTGCCCTCAGCGGTCGGACCACCCCCACGCCCACGCCCACTCCTTCGCCATCACCCACTCAGGGCAGAGCAGTCGAGAGACCAGAAACAGAAGGAGGTGTCACACCCCCAGCTGCTCTTGAGGCCTCATCTTCTGACACCTGGAGGGAGGAGCCTGTCAGCATTACTACAGATACGGCTAGTCAGGTTACAAGCGGCAGCCCGGGATCTGGGAGAAGTTTGGAGGAGACATTGGTGCCGCCAACTGTGCAGATTGTCCAGCCAGCGCTTATGGATACGGAGCACAGCCAGCCTGCAGTTCCACCTTCCATGCCTTCACCCGCCCCAACCCTCTCAAACCTGGCGGGACGGAGCATGACCATGAGTTCAGAGGAAGAAGCCGAGCCCTACACAGTTACCTTGCCCCCAGCACTGCTGTCATCCAGTGACGAAGAAACCAGAGAGGAGCTCCGCAAGATTGGCATTGTACCTCCACCTCAACCCTTCGCCAATGGCCTtctaataaaggaaacacccaAAGCCACTCTCAGCATTTCTCCAGGGGCGTCACGGCCTTCCATAGCAAAGACGTCTTCTGGCAAAGCAAGCGATTCCACAGCAGACTCTGGCGTTGAGGACCCCCACATGGAGACTACAAGTACTGTTTCTACAGTCTCCAGCATGTCCACTTTGTCCTCGGAGAGCACGGACTCAGCTCATGCCAGCAAGCCACGTTGTGGGGTGGGGCGTGGCCGCCCCGCCCATCTCAGGGACCCACTGCTTAAACAGTCATCAGATAGCGAGCTGCTTCCACACCCGCCGAGCACAGGCCCTGCCCGCCCACGCTACCTGTTCCAAAGACGTTCCAAACTCTGGGGTGAGGAGCCCAGGGCTCAGGTCGGCATAGGTGATGATAGTAGGCCTGCTGCAATGGGGGCAGAGTTACTGAGTAAAGACACACATTCTTTAGGGGAGGAGCCACCAATGGGAGCACCACTTGACCCTGGCCGGAGATCACCCGTGGGCGGCGCCAG ATGTGAGGAGAATGGAGAAGAGAGTAAATC GCTCTTCAGCAGCCTTGGGGAACTCCACACCATCTCTCAGAGGAACTACGGCACTACTTTCACCATCCGTCCCGGCAGCCGCTATCCAGTGACCCGCAGGACGCCCAGTCCTGGAGCCACCCCGGAACGGAGCGAGCCTCTAGGGCCCGTGCGCACTTTTGGcccccaccatcaccaccaccaccacaccatTCTCAAGTCGTCCAGCCTGAGCCTGCCGCAGGAACCCAAGGAGGTGCGCTTTGTCATGCGGAGTGCCAGTGCCCGTGCCCGCAGCCGCTCACCTTCCCCGTCGCCCTGCGCCTCCCCTTGCCCCTCCCCGGTACTGGGTGCTCCGCTTCTGGCCTTGCGGCCCTTCAGACAGCGCCCTCTGGCACTGTGGAGCAAGTATGATGTGGGCGAGTGGTTAGAAAGCGTGGGACTAGGGGAGCATCGAGCTCGCTTCTTGGAGCATGAGATCGAAGGCGCCCATCTGCCCGCCCTCACAAAGGACGACTTGGCGGAACTGGGAGTGACACGGGTGGGCCACAGGATGAACATAGAGCGTGCACTCAAACAGCTGTTGGAGAGCTCAGGAGCATGA